One Callithrix jacchus isolate 240 chromosome 4, calJac240_pri, whole genome shotgun sequence genomic window, aagtcaaaaagtgGATGGGTTGCTGGGTGGACCGGTcatggagaagagaggagagtagCGGGCCACTGAATAAGCTAAAATGCTGCCCACACCAGTTATCTTGTTGAAAGGGGACTGATAGCTCCCAAGGCTTCCCCAGCTTGTGAATAACATTAGTGCCTGCCAGGTGATTGATAAAGCTGTAAGAACCACCCTTGGTGTCAATGGCATGGATAAACTTATTGTGGATGGCAGAGGCAAAGTGACGATTTCTAATGATGTGGCCACAATTCTGAAAATTCTTGATGTTGTCCATCCTGCACCAAAGACTTTAGTGGACATTGCCAAATCCCAAGATGCTGATGTCGGTGATGGCACCACCTCAGTGACCTTGCCGAGTTTCTGAAGCAGGTGAAACTGTAGGTGAAGGAAGGTTAACACCCAAGCTTATTATGTGAAGTTTCTGCACAGCCACCCAGCTGGCAGTTAACAAGACTGAAGAGATGGCTTTGACTGTGAAGAAGGCAGATAAAATGGAGCAGAGGAAGCTGCTGGAATTGTGTGCCAGGACTGCTCTGAGCTCCAGGCTGATCTCACAGCAGAAAGCTTTCTTTGCTAAGATGGTGGTGGATGCAGTGATGATGCTTGATGATTTGCTTCAGTTTAAAATTATTGGAACCAAGAAGCTACAGGGTGGAGCCCTCGAGGATTCTCAGCTGGTAGCTGGTGTTGCATTCAAGAAGACTTTCTTTTATGCTGAGTTTGAAATGCAACCCCCAAGAAACACCACAGTCCTGAGATTGCCCTTTTGAATGTCCAGCTCGAGTTGAAAGCTGAGAAAGATAATGCTGAGGTAAGAGTCCACACAGCTGAGGATTATCAGGCGATTGTTGATGCTGAGTGGAACATTCTCTATGACAAGTTAGAGGGGATCCATTATTCTGGAGCCCACATTGTCTTGTCCAAACTCCCCACTGGGGATATGGTCACCAGTACTTTTCTGACAGGGACATGTTCTGTGCTGGCCGAGTACCTGAGGAGAATCTGAAGAGGACAATGATGGCCTATCCAGACCAGCGCGAATGCTCTCTCAGCAGATCGATGCTCTCTTAGCTGGGTCGATGCCACATGTTTGTAGAGACCCAGATTAAAAGTGAGAGGTACAGTTTTTTTACTGGCTGCCCCAAGGCCAAAACATGCACCTTCATTCTCCATGGCGGTGCCGAGCAGTTTATGGAGGAGATAGAGTGGTCCCTGCATGATGCCATCATGATCATCAAGAGGGCCATCAGGAATGAGTCACTGGTGGCTGGTAGTGAGGATGTTAAGAGGGAGCTCTCCAGGTACTTttgggattcctcaaggactatCCCAGGAAAACAGCAGTTGTTGATTGGGGCATATGCCAAGGCCAAACCTCAGTGTCATACAATATACCCGTATACCAAAACTGCACATTTACTCCCTGAATctcaaatgttaaaattataaaaaggagaaaacccAATTATATTAACATGTTTCTCTTACagtcctgttttaaaaataactagactTTTCTGTTACTGCATAGATACCTtagcttgaaaaataaaaataataataataaaaaaagaggccaggcacggaggctcatgcctgtaaccccagtaatttgggagactgaagcaggaggatcacttgagcccaggagtctgagaccagcctgggcaacatagtgagacccacatctctatttaaaaatctaaaaattagctggctggggtgttgcacgcctgtggtcccagcagcatgggaggctgaggcaggaggatgattcagcccaggagttcaaggctgcagtgagctgtgttcataccactgtactcgaggctgggcaacagaaaaacagagaaaagaccctgtctcaaaaacgaacaaaacacacacacacacacaaagtcccCACCAAATCTATTGCACCATCAGCCATATCTTTAGTTCTGCTTATTAGATACAATTTTCTTCTGCTagcaagtatttaaaaattgttatctgttttttaaatatataaaatatcttcttaTTGAAGTGACAGATGCATTGaattgttacttttatttttgttgaaactATGAAGAAGAAATTAGGAAGACTTTAGGTTTAAAATGAAAGACAGATTACGTATATTATATTCTTGGGaaactgtgaaaataaaataaaggaataaaactgaaaaaataccTGCCAATTTTATCCAGTTGTGTGATTATGATAGAAGGGATAGTCTGAAAACAGTTGCAAATACgtttataatttgtaaagatctgATAAAAATTACCAGATAATAAGAATTTACAACCATATCCTCATTGAgaatggaggagaaaaagaaagatttccaCATCACATTTACTTTATAAACATGTTTGGTGTgtctgttttaaagtaaaaacaacaacaacaaaaacaaataaaacaaaaaactagtaaCACAcacttctttttcatttagttttaaaGTGTTTATCAGAAAAGAACTACttgtggctgggcttggtggctcatgctctattcccagcactttgtgaggtcaagtgggcagatcatttgaggtcaggagttcgagacccacctgaccaacatgacaaaaccctgtctctactgaaaatctgaaaattagccaggtgcagtggctcgtgactgtaatcccagcactttgagaggccgaggagggcagatcacattAGATCtatagttggagaccagcctggccaaaatggtgaaaccccatctctactaaaaatacaaaaattatgtgggcatggtggctggtgcctataatctcggctacttgggagggtgaggcaggagaatcgcttgagcctgggaggttgaagttgcagtgagttgagatcacaccactgcactctagcctgggtgacaacagtgagactccatctcaaaaaacaaacaaacaaaaaacaatgtgaTAATTTTTCTGTGGTCAGAGTTTCTGAGCCATGAGTGTCGGTTCTGGCATCACCTCCCAGTGCTGAGAACTCCCCGAGCCAGTGATTGCAGTCTCCCATTGAGAGCTTCCTGAAATACTTTTCCAGCCCTCTGTCTTTCTTCCATGTCTCCTGGATCTTGCTGGCTTCATGATTAATTGCTGTCCAGGTCATGTTCATCGCATCAAAGAGGAGGGATTCCTCTCCACTAATGACAAACTGCCAGGACGCACCAGTGCATCATTCTGCTTCACGCTGACAAAACATCTTGGCCTGCAGAGTGGAAGGACCTGCAATCCAGACACAAAGCCATCATCCTCACTCTTAAGAGGTCCATCATCTTCCAACAGGTCAAGAAATGCAGCACATTTAGGGGCCTGCATTTCTACCTGGACTTGTCCTTTCTTGCCCGTTGGGTCCTATGTGCTTCTATGATTGGGCCAGTGATCAATACACAAATACACCTAAAGCCCCTCCCCACCTGtgctcttccctctcccctcttgCTGCCTGCCTCCACTTCTGCACTCCATTCCACACTTACCTCTGGTGTTTATCTGTGGTTTGATGTCAAGAAGGACCATCCAGAGGTTCACCCCACTTCTAGCTTTTGGGTCAATTCTCTGCATGTGCTGGTGGCATTTACCTTCTTCCCCAGGAGGCCCACAGGTTTGACCATGTTGCTGTCACTGTTGTACTGAAGGAAAAGATTTTTATTCATGAAGACCTGCGCTTTGCACCAGGGCTGCCCTGGTCTGGACCATGATTTTATAGCAAAGTCAAAGCAAAGAGAGTGAGCACCTGTGAGAGAAAAATGCAGGTGAGGTCCAGGACAGGGAAAGAGGCCCATTAGAACCTGTGCTTCTGTGACCCCAGACTTCCTGGACCGGGCCAGGCTGGCAGAGGGGACGGCTCCATCCCAGAATCCTTCAACCTTCCAGATCTCTGCTCCCGTCTCCCCTTGACTCTCTCGGGGGAGATACTTGATGATACCAGGGACCTCTGGGGTCCACTTAGTGTTAACAGCATTAACAGGAGAATTCCTGTCACAAATACTTTTAGCAACATCTGCCAAGTTCCGAGGTACAAAACAGACAAGCCAGTGTGTGACCTCCTGAGACTTCAAATCCAGCTGAACACATAGGACattcaacaaaaaggaaaaagaggcatTTATTATGGGACACATACCAAATTTCTCCTGGGTCCTCGGTGTTCAGGAAAGGGTCCTGGAGTAGAAGGTGGGAGGTAGCACTGTAGAGCTGTCACCTGTGAGCCAGTGCCTGGCCTGGGATCTCAGGCTGCGGTCTCCCACAAACTACGAGTAACGTCCCAGGGATCCTCTTCCTCACCTCATCCTTTAAGAGCAGGTACCCACTTGCCTGAAGCCTGCATGAAGCCCCAGTCACCTACCCCccacctttctccctcctcctccctgtcctcAGCCCGGTCTTGTGATCTCAGGACACTCACCAACCCCAATCCCCAAGGCTGTTAGTAGCAACAGTAGATGGCAAAGAAGGTGCACAGGGTGAGGAGTCAGGGACATTCTTGGCACACTGGAGAGTAACAGGCAAGAAGCGGGGCGGGCATACATACACCCTCACTGGAATAATGAAGAAATGTTGTCCAACAGTGTGGCCGTGGGCACTGCCCAACAGAGGCACAACAAAGGACAGGCCTGTAGAGACCCAATTAAAGAAGAACTTTGTGAAGCGAGTGTTTTTCAAATgttcaaaatataattatttattgaaaaataacaggagacatttgaaaacaaaattaactttgaataaactctctctcctctcctatcCCCAATGCCCCTGCAAAAAACCCCCTCTGGTGTGAGCAGGATGGTTGGAGGTTATGTGagctccttctcccttcctccaatttcctcttccctccccctccctgcctcttttgcttttccttttcttccttgtgCCCCTCCCCCTTCCTGTATTTTTCTCCCATCTCCATTCTCCCCTCTCCCATTATTCGTAACCCATTCAAACTCTGTCCTCTTAAAGGGTTGAGATTTTCTCTCACCCCCAAGCACGCCCCAATATTAATCAAACTAGATGTAAACAACCAGCAACTGGTCTACCattacagacggggtttcaccacctgaGTGCCTGCTTGCCTCCTTCACTCCCAAACATGCACACGTTCCCTCTGCACTGGTGTTCGGAACACCGGCCACCGTCCTGTCTTCTCTAGGATGGAGAGGCTTGAGGTGACTGCTTTCTCAGAGTCTGGGCAAACTGTCTCAGGAGCAGAAACCAGCTCAGTCCCCCTGGGGACGGAGAGGCCTGCCTAGCAGAACACCTACCCACCACGTAAACCCGGTGGCATCACCTGTCAACTGTCTCTTGTGAGTCATTCTAGGCCTGCCTAGCAGAACACCTACCCACCACGTAAACCCGGTGGCATCACCTGTCAACTGTCTCTTGTGAGTCATTCTAGGATAGTGTTCCTTGATCAGTACTGGATTCGTCATCGGTGAACAGACCAAGACCAGGCTCAAGTCCC contains:
- the LOC100399988 gene encoding retinoic acid early transcript 1E-like yields the protein MYARPASCLLLSSVPRMSLTPHPVHLLCHLLLLLTALGIGVGAHSLCFDFAIKSWSRPGQPWCKAQVFMNKNLFLQYNSDSNMVKPVGLLGKKVLPLCRPRCFVSVKQNDALVRPGSLSLVERNPSSLMR